In Humulus lupulus chromosome 6, drHumLupu1.1, whole genome shotgun sequence, a single genomic region encodes these proteins:
- the LOC133785060 gene encoding uncharacterized protein LOC133785060, translating into MDLRSPTGQHVRRREERQTSGHRGQLEIGWASGSSLGREGVHDMASEDMFDMYTAPEAPDAPASKKKASRQHHVECSKAPPAKKTRIADPPEARPSTNTTPPPSPLEQQTLPTPVGPAPSPPTPADQTQLAALAPTGDDLSSRALRSAKDRMARILRHERCREAMAGTESMDVDQILNCALNELVSLEAAQKANATLLEEKNTLAEEVKGKQTALDKAIEAKEKYKESHVINYREAKKLEADLIVSRQEAEKLEARIDELEKANASNLESYLPERMRKTEIARCVARLAEEEKAKIPASPKISLATSVEGVDDEADAAADQENPQDPPAL; encoded by the exons ATGGATCTTCGCAGCCCTACTGGCCAGCATGTGCgacgtagagaagagcgtcaaacatctggtcaccGAGGCCAACTTGAGATTGGTTGGGCTTCTGGCTCCTCACTAGGACGTGAGGGAGTCCATG ACATGGCATCCGAAGACATGTTTGATATGTACACTGCACCCGAAGCTCCTGatgctcctgcgagcaagaagaaagcCAGCAGGCAGCATCACGTGGAATGCAGCAAAGCACCTCCGGCCAAGAAAACCCGCATTGCGGACCCTCCGGAAGCTAGACCTTCAACAAAtacaacaccacctccttctcccctcGAGCAACAGACTCTGCCTACACCAGTTGGGCCGGCCCCTTCCCCACCGACTCCAGCTGACCAGACTCAGCTAGCTGCCCTTGCTCCAACAGGGGATGACTTATCAAGCCGCGCTCTAAGATCAGCAAAGGACAGGATGGCAAGGATTCTGAGGCACGAGCGCTGCCGAGAAGCCATGGCTGGGACAGAGtcgatggatgtcgaccagatcTTAAATTGCGCACTAAATGAGCTCGTCAGT CTTGAGGCAGCTCAGAAGGCAAACGCGAcattgctcgaggagaaaaatacACTGGCTGAGGAGGTGAAGGGAAAGCAGACTGCCTTGGACAAAGCCATCGAAGCCAAGGAGAAGTACAAAGAGTCTCACGTCATCAATTATCGTGAAGCAAAAAAGCTCGAGGCGGACCTGATTGTGAGTAGGCAAGAGGCTGAAAAGTTGGAGGCTCGGATCGACGAACTTGAAAAAGCCAACGCCagcaatctggagag CTATCTTCCTGAGCGCATGAGGAAAACTGAGATAGCCCGATGTGTTGCTCGTTTGGCGGAAGAAGAAAAAGCGAAGATCCCGGCCTCGCCCAAAATCTCCTTGGCCACCAGCGTTGAAGGCGTGGATGATGAAGCCGATGCTGCAGCCGACCAAGAAAATCCACAAGACCCTCCTGCCTTATGA